The following proteins are co-located in the Vigna angularis cultivar LongXiaoDou No.4 chromosome 2, ASM1680809v1, whole genome shotgun sequence genome:
- the LOC108347956 gene encoding cytochrome P450 94A1, translated as MIEILTNIQLIAPLFLFLSLLLPLIVFFYSSRFNNKQAAPNKQTVTIPSYPLIGSYLALKRTGNRRLQWESDIVQISPANTFTFHRPLGHLQVFTGNPANVEHILKTRFSNYQKGNTVISTLSDFLGTGIFNSDGNTWKFQRQLASHEFNTKSLRKFVEQVVDAELSHHLIPIMASAAQQDQTLDFQDILQRFAFDNICKIAFGFDANYLTPSVERSKFAVAYEEATEIIINRFRELFPLEWKVKRALNIGSEKRLRMAVREVREFAKNIVREKKRELKEKDSLESVDMLSRFLSSGHSDEDFVTDIVISFILAGKDTTSAALTWFFWLLSKNPREEKEIVNEILDKSEAPVYDEVKHMVYTHAALCESMRLYPPVPTDTKEAVEDDVLPDGTVVKKGSLVTYHVYAMGRLESIWGEDWAEFKPERWLEKLESGKWKFVPKDSFTYPVFQAGPRICLGKDMAFMQMQSVVAGILRRFAVVPTVAEGVEPNFISFLTSQMEGGFPVKIVERETSD; from the coding sequence ATGATTGAAATTCTTAcgaatattcagttgatagctcctctcttcctcttcctttcccTCCTCCTTCCCCTCATCGTCTTCTTCTACTCCTCACGTTTCAACAACAAACAGGCTGCTCCAAATAAACAAACCGTTACTATCCCATCATACCCACTCATTGGCTCCTACTTAGCCCTTAAACGCACCGGCAACCGTCGTCTTCAGTGGGAATCTGATATAGTCCAAATCTCACCCGCCAACACCTTCACCTTCCACCGCCCACTGGGTCACCTCCAAGTCTTCACTGGCAACCCTGCCAACGTCGAGCACATTCTCAAGACCCGCTTCTCCAACTACCAAAAGGGCAATACCGTCATTAGTACGCTCTCCGACTTCCTCGGCACGGGGATATTCAACTCCGATGGCAACACATGGAAGTTCCAAAGACAACTCGCAAGCCACGAATTCAATACAAAGTCTCTCCGCAAGTTTGTGGAGCAAGTGGTGGATGCCGAACTCTCCCACCACCTCATCCCCATCATGGCTTCAGCGGCACAACAAGACCAGACCCTCGATTTCCAAGACATCCTCCAACGCTTCGCCTTCGATAACATCTGCAAAATCGCCTTTGGATTCGACGCAAACTACCTGACGCCATCGGTTGAACGGAGCAAGTTCGCGGTGGCGTACGAAGAAGCGACAGAGATAATCATTAATCGGTTCCGCGAACTGTTTCCGTTAGAGTGGAAAGTGAAGAGGGCGCTTAACATAGGTTCGGAAAAGCGGTTGCGAATGGCAGTGAGGGAAGTGCGCGAGTTCGCGAAGAACATAgtaagagagaagaagagggagTTGAAGGAGAAGGACTCCCTTGAATCGGTAGACATGCTTTCGCGTTTCTTGAGTTCGGGGCACTCTGATGAAGACTTTGTGACGGACATAGTCATAAGCTTCATATTGGCGGGGAAGGATACCACGTCAGCAGCGCTGACCTGGTTTTTCTGGCTGCTATCGAAGAACCCTCGAGAGGAGAAGGAGATTGTGAATGAGATATTGGACAAATCGGAGGCTCCGGTATACGATGAGGTGAAGCATATGGTTTACACGCATGCAGCGTTGTGCGAGAGCATGCGCCTGTACCCACCGGTGCCCACGGACACCAAGGAAGCGGTGGAGGACGACGTTTTGCCGGATGGGACGGTGGTGAAGAAGGGGTCGCTGGTGACTTATCACGTGTACGCCATGGGGAGGTTGGAGAGTATTTGGGGTGAGGATTGGGCAGAGTTTAAGCCAGAGAGGTGGTTAGAGAAGCTTGAATCCGGAAAGTGGAAGTTTGTGCCAAAAGATTCTTTCACATATCCTGTGTTTCAAGCTGGTCCCAGAATATGTTTGGGGAAAGATATGGCTTTTATGCAGATGCAAAGTGTGGTGGCTGGGATTCTTCGGCGGTTCGCGGTTGTTCCTACGGTGGCTGAAGGGGTGGAGCCCAACTTCATTTCCTTCCTTACCTCCCAGATGGAAGGTGGTTTTCCTGTCAAGATCGTTGAGCGGGAAACCTCAGATTAA